A portion of the Gammaproteobacteria bacterium genome contains these proteins:
- the mdh gene encoding malate dehydrogenase, translated as MKKITIVGVGRVGESTAQILTQDELCQELVLLGRRDGVPQGVALDIHESSPLFRFDVKVTGATDPAAMADSDLVIMTAGLPRKPGMSRSDVLDANLKVLSGVVDDVLRYAPDASLLIVSNPVDVLTYHAWKQTGWDRSRVFGLSGVLDSARMAGFIALETNFSTKDITAMVLGGHGDSMVPLPDYTCIRGIPISQFMDQETIDRIVKRTRQGGAEILALKQNSSAYNAPAASVSLMVDAISRRRRRILPCVVPLEGEYGLNDIAMGVPVVLGKGGVEQVVELKLSQSEQAQFHASSEQIRADLTKTVKG; from the coding sequence ATGAAAAAAATTACCATCGTAGGTGTTGGGCGAGTGGGTGAATCTACAGCTCAAATTTTAACGCAAGATGAGCTGTGTCAGGAGCTTGTTTTACTCGGGCGGCGTGATGGCGTACCTCAAGGAGTGGCGCTGGATATTCATGAGTCGTCTCCTCTTTTTCGGTTTGATGTGAAAGTGACCGGAGCCACTGATCCTGCTGCCATGGCAGATTCTGATCTGGTGATTATGACTGCCGGTTTGCCACGCAAGCCGGGGATGTCGCGTTCGGATGTGCTGGATGCTAATTTGAAAGTGTTATCCGGTGTTGTTGATGATGTACTGCGTTACGCGCCTGATGCAAGTCTGTTAATCGTAAGCAATCCCGTTGATGTGTTGACCTATCATGCCTGGAAACAGACGGGGTGGGATCGAAGCCGTGTGTTTGGTTTGTCGGGTGTGTTGGACTCGGCACGTATGGCGGGTTTTATTGCACTGGAAACCAATTTTTCTACCAAGGATATCACTGCAATGGTGTTGGGTGGGCATGGTGACAGCATGGTGCCACTGCCTGATTATACTTGTATTCGCGGCATTCCTATTTCTCAGTTTATGGATCAAGAGACGATTGACCGTATTGTGAAACGTACGCGTCAAGGTGGGGCTGAAATTCTTGCTTTGAAGCAAAATAGCAGTGCTTACAACGCGCCTGCGGCTTCAGTCTCTTTGATGGTGGATGCGATCAGTCGCAGGCGACGGCGTATTCTTCCTTGTGTGGTGCCGCTTGAAGGTGAGTATGGGCTCAATGATATTGCGATGGGAGTCCCCGTTGTTTTAGGTAAAGGTGGTGTTGAACAAGTGGTTGAGTTGAAACTGAGTCAATCTGAACAGGCGCAATTCCATGCCTCTTCTGAGCAAATTCGTGCCGACTTAACCAAAACAGTGAAGGGTTAA
- a CDS encoding citrate synthase, whose translation MPKKTLTLTDNSTGKQVELPILEGTQGASVVDIGPMVREMGYFTLDPGFKSTASCYSSITYIDGDEGVLLYRGYPIEQLAEKSTFIEVSYLLLNGELPNKTELDSFQNIILSHTMINESLKKLFDGFHYDAHPMSIMVGVVGALSAFYHDSTDISNARHREIAAHRLIAKMPTIAAASYKHSVGQPFQYPQNNLSYCGNLLHMMFSTPCEEYEVDPVAEKALDLLFILHADHEQNASTSTVRLAGSSGANPFACISSGITALWGPAHGGANEAALNMLSEIGDVKNVDKYIAKSKDKNDPFRLMGFGHRVYKNHDPRARVLRDMCHNVLKHNGSNGDPLFELALRLEEIALKDDYFIEKKLYPNVDFYSGIIYKALGIPANMFTVMFAIARTVGWVAHWQEMIADPAVVIGRPRQLYQGAAKRDYVGLNQR comes from the coding sequence ATGCCTAAAAAAACATTGACGTTGACTGATAATTCAACAGGAAAGCAAGTTGAATTACCTATTTTAGAGGGAACTCAGGGCGCTTCTGTGGTCGATATTGGGCCGATGGTGCGCGAGATGGGTTATTTCACTCTTGATCCTGGTTTTAAATCTACGGCAAGTTGCTACAGTAGCATTACTTATATTGACGGTGATGAAGGTGTGTTGCTCTATCGGGGTTATCCTATTGAGCAACTTGCAGAAAAAAGTACATTTATTGAAGTCTCTTATCTGTTGCTTAATGGTGAGTTGCCCAATAAAACTGAGCTGGATTCGTTTCAAAATATTATACTATCTCACACGATGATTAATGAAAGCTTGAAAAAACTGTTTGATGGCTTTCACTATGATGCACATCCGATGTCTATTATGGTGGGTGTTGTGGGAGCACTCTCTGCTTTTTATCATGACTCGACAGATATTAGTAATGCACGTCATCGGGAAATTGCAGCGCATCGTTTGATTGCTAAAATGCCAACCATTGCTGCGGCCAGTTATAAACACTCAGTGGGGCAACCCTTTCAGTACCCTCAAAACAACTTAAGCTATTGTGGCAATTTGCTGCACATGATGTTTTCCACCCCTTGCGAAGAGTATGAAGTCGATCCTGTGGCTGAAAAAGCACTTGATTTACTGTTTATATTGCATGCGGATCATGAACAAAATGCCAGCACATCAACGGTGCGTTTGGCAGGCAGTTCTGGGGCGAATCCATTTGCTTGTATCTCTTCAGGAATTACCGCGCTTTGGGGGCCTGCCCATGGCGGAGCCAATGAAGCGGCTTTGAATATGCTCAGTGAAATTGGCGATGTGAAAAATGTTGATAAATATATCGCCAAATCAAAAGATAAAAACGATCCTTTTCGTTTAATGGGGTTTGGTCATCGTGTTTATAAAAATCATGACCCACGAGCGCGCGTGCTTCGAGATATGTGCCATAACGTGCTTAAACATAATGGTAGTAATGGTGATCCGCTGTTTGAGCTAGCTTTGCGCCTGGAAGAGATCGCATTGAAGGATGACTATTTTATTGAGAAAAAACTCTATCCTAATGTCGATTTTTATTCCGGTATTATTTACAAAGCTTTAGGAATTCCCGCGAATATGTTTACAGTAATGTTTGCCATTGCGCGCACCGTAGGCTGGGTCGCACATTGGCAAGAGATGATTGCTGATCCTGCGGTCGTTATCGGTCGGCCACGGCAACTGTATCAGGGTGCTGCCAAACGTGACTATGTTGGACTGAATCAACGTTAA
- a CDS encoding YifB family Mg chelatase-like AAA ATPase, producing the protein MSLAVIYSRAQTGMSAPLVTVEVHLSNGLPSLSIVGLPETAVKESKDRVRGALLNSNFEFPARRITINLAPADLPKEGGRFDLPIALGILAASNQIPKNSLDQYEFIGELALTGALRSIRGALPATLQTRKAQRTLVIPQNNADEASLVSDVNILAANHLLDICAHLNNQSPLPAYQPKTIQQPQYSGPDLSDIRAQHQAKRALEIAAAGGHSLLMVGPPGTGKSMLATRLPGILPSMTEEEALESAAICSISHHGFSLKNWKKRPFRSPHHTASGVALVGGGSAAGPGEISLAHNGVMFLDELPEFKRNVLEVLREPLESGRITISRATRQAEYPARFQLISAMNPCPCGYLGESSGRCSCSPIQVQRYRAKISGPLLDRIDMHIDVPNVPHEVLHAPTKDIESSETVKQRVEKARQYQLTRCNKANHALGVKEIERYCPLDANNKKLLKNAIEKLQLSARSYHRILKVARTIADLDESETINTSHLSEAIGYRRIDRKATL; encoded by the coding sequence GTCAGAGGTGCACTGCTCAACTCAAACTTTGAGTTCCCTGCCAGACGCATTACAATCAATCTAGCTCCTGCTGATCTGCCCAAAGAAGGTGGACGCTTCGACCTTCCCATCGCACTCGGCATTCTTGCCGCATCCAATCAAATTCCAAAAAATTCACTGGATCAGTATGAATTTATCGGGGAACTGGCTCTAACAGGAGCGCTGCGCAGTATACGTGGCGCACTGCCCGCAACGCTGCAAACACGAAAAGCACAGCGTACGTTAGTCATTCCTCAAAACAATGCCGATGAAGCATCGCTCGTCAGTGACGTTAATATACTTGCCGCCAACCATCTGCTTGATATTTGTGCTCACTTGAACAATCAATCCCCACTACCGGCTTACCAGCCAAAAACCATACAACAACCACAATACAGTGGCCCTGATTTGTCCGATATTAGAGCACAGCACCAGGCTAAACGTGCTTTGGAAATCGCCGCCGCAGGGGGCCACAGTTTGCTTATGGTTGGGCCTCCCGGCACAGGAAAAAGTATGCTGGCAACAAGGTTACCAGGAATTTTGCCCTCAATGACTGAAGAAGAGGCATTAGAATCCGCCGCAATCTGCTCCATCAGTCATCATGGCTTTTCACTTAAAAACTGGAAAAAACGTCCTTTTCGCTCACCTCATCATACTGCATCAGGTGTTGCATTAGTCGGAGGCGGCAGCGCCGCTGGCCCTGGAGAGATTTCACTGGCACACAATGGTGTCATGTTTCTTGATGAGCTGCCGGAGTTTAAGCGCAATGTACTGGAAGTGTTGCGAGAGCCTCTGGAGTCCGGCCGAATTACAATATCACGCGCTACACGCCAAGCAGAATATCCCGCACGCTTTCAACTCATCTCTGCGATGAACCCTTGCCCTTGCGGTTATCTTGGAGAGTCCAGCGGACGCTGTAGTTGCAGTCCAATACAAGTTCAACGCTATCGAGCCAAAATTTCTGGCCCACTACTGGATCGAATTGATATGCATATTGATGTACCCAACGTGCCTCATGAAGTACTGCACGCCCCCACCAAAGACATTGAGTCAAGTGAAACGGTAAAACAACGTGTTGAAAAGGCCAGGCAATATCAACTCACACGTTGCAACAAAGCCAATCATGCTTTGGGTGTCAAAGAGATAGAACGATATTGTCCGCTGGATGCCAACAATAAAAAGCTACTGAAAAATGCCATAGAGAAGCTCCAGCTATCCGCCCGATCCTATCACCGTATTTTAAAGGTCGCGCGAACTATTGCGGACCTTGATGAAAGTGAAACAATCAATACGTCCCATTTAAGTGAAGCCATCGGTTACCGGCGCATTGATCGCAAGGCAACCTTGTAG